The window GCGTGACCTTGTGTGACACCACTGGCATGGCCGATCCGGCGCAGGTCGCGCGCATCTGCCGTGAAGCCCTGGCGCGCTGGCCGCAGACCCCGTTTACCCTACACTTTCACAACACCCGAGGCATGGGACTGGCCAATGCCCTGGCGGCACTGGACGCCGGTATTGATCGTTTCGATGCCTCGCTCGGAGGGCTGGGCGGCTGCCCCTATGCACCTGGCGCCAGCGGTAATATTTGCAGCGAGGATCTGGTGCACATGTTCCAGCGCATGGGCCTGGACACCGGTGTCGACCTGGACAAACTGCTGGCGGCGGCGGCCACCCTGCCAACGCTGGTCGGTCACCCGGTGCCAGGGGCAATTCTCAAGGCCGGCAAGTCCGACCGACGCTATGCAAAAGCTCAATAGATACCAAGCCGGTAGCCTCGGGCCGAGGCTACCGCGCCGATAGTCGAGCGCCTCACCGCCCCCTCCAGAATCGGCCGATATTGTTATTGCGCCCTGCACAGACCATTCAAATCTGCTGGCTTTATAGCCGGAGCAGCTGCCTTGTAAGCTCCCTCTCGATCCCCATTGGCGACAAAGCCGGTGAGTGATTGCCGATCATCGATCCGGTTTGAGCGCGCCGGTATCCGTCGCCATCGGTGTCTTCAATGTCGCCACGGATCTTCTCTTCGCAGACTGGGAGTCAACGATGAAGCTACAGGTCAATGAACGCGAACTGGAGGTGGATGCGCCCGCCGATATGCCGCTGTTATGGGTCATTCGAGACCTCATGAACATGACCGGCACCAAGTTCGGTTGCGGTATGGGCCTATGTGGCGCCTGCACCGTGCATATCGACGGCTCGCCCCAGCGCAGTTGCATCACGCCGGTCGGTGCCCTGGCCGGTAAAAAAATCACCACTATCGAAGGGCTGTCAGCCGATATCAGCCATCCGGTTCAGCGTGCCTGGACCGAACTGGATGTGGTCCAGTGCGGCTATTGCCAGTCCGGTCAGATCATGGCCGCCGCTGCATTGCTGACCAGCAACCCTGCCCCCACCGACGCCGACATCGATCAGGCCATGGCCGGCAATCTATGTCGTTGCGGTACGTACCAGCGCATTCGTTTGGCAATCCACCGGGCCGCCGAACTGAGCAAAGCCTGACCCCATCCTCTCAGCCACCTTTCAGCCAGGGAGTGCTCTGCAATGAATGCCATGATTGTCTCTTCTCGTCGCAGTTTTCTTAAGTCCGGCACCGTGCTCGGCACTGGCCTGATTGTCGGTTTCACGGTGCCCGCTGGCAGACGCCTGATGGCGCAAGACCTGGAGTCCGCCGAATTCGCGCCCAATGCATTTCTGCGCATAGCCGCGGATGACAGCATCACCATTTTCCTGGCCAATTCCGAGATGGGTCAGGGGGTCTGGACCACCCTGACCCTGCTCATCGCCGAAGAACTGGACGCGGACTGGAGCACACTCAAGGTCGAGCATGCGCCGGCCGCCGCCGTCTATGCCAGTCTGCGGCGTGGGTTTCAGGGCACGGTCGGCTCTTCCAGCATTCGTGATGAGTTCGAGCGTTATCGCCGGGCGGGCGCAATGGCGCGGGCGCTGTTGATCCAGGCAGCGGCCATTCGTCTTGGCCAGGCCCCCAGCGCATTGCGCACAGAACATGGAGAGGTCATCGCCGGCAACACCCGTCTGCGCTATGGCGAACTGGCCGAACAGGCCGCCACGCTCCCGGTTCCAGATCCAGCGACGCTGCCCCTGAAAGATCCGGCAGCCTGGACGCTGATCGGCAAGGGCGCCTTGCGGCTGGACTCGCCAGAAAAGATCAGCGGTCGCGCGAAGTATGGCATCGACGTCCAGTTCGAAGGATTGCTCTGCGCCGTGGTTGCACGGGCGCCGATGCTTGGCGGCAGCGTCCGCGCCTTCGATGCGACCCAGGCCAAGGCCCTGCCCGGCGTACGCCATGTGGTTCAAGTCCCCAGCGGCATTGCAGTCGTCGCTGATCACTACTGGGCGGCCAAGCGCGGGCGCGATGCGCTGCAAGTGCAATGGGAAGCTGCAAGCGGCACCGTCATCCTCGACAGCGACCAGCAACGCCAGGATTTAACCGCCCTGACCCACACACCAGGTGAAGTCGTCACGCAACGCGGCGAGGTGGAGCAAGCCCTGAAGTCTGCCCGCAAGGTAGTCGAGATGGCGTACAGCGTGCCCTACCTCGCGCACGCCACAATGGAGCCACTCAACTGCACCGTGAAGCTCAGCGACGATGGCTGCGACATCTGGGTCGGCAGCCAGATGCAAACGTTCAATCAACGAACCGCGGCAAAGATCACCGGTCTTGCCCCTGAGCAAATCCGTATTCACACCACCTTCCTGGGCGGCGGTTTTGGCAGGCGTGCCCTGCAGGATTTCATCGCCGAAGCGGTGGAAGTCGCCAAGGCTGTGAATGTGCCGGTGAAAACCCTCTGGAGTCGCGAGGATGATATGCAGGGTGGTTACTACCGGGCAGCCTTCGCCCAACACCTGCGCGTTGCCTTGGGGGCGGACGGGCGACCGGTGGCCTGGTCGCAAACCACGGCGGGGCAATCGATATTTCCGGATGCGTCGGGCATTCACCCGACGTCTGTCGAAGGCATGAGCGACTCGCCCTACATCATGCGCAGCCCGGCCTATCGGGTCCAAGCGCACGCCCCTCGGTCAAACATTCCGGTGTGGTATTGGCGCTCCGTTGGGCACAGCCACAACGCGTTCGTCATGGAGAGCGCGGTGGATGAACTGGCACACGCCGCCGGACAGGACCCACTGGCGTATCGCCGCCTGCTGCTTGAATCGGACCCACGGCACCTGGGCGTGTTGAACCTTGCCGCCGAACGCTTCGGTTGGGGGCGCACGCCAGCACCGGGACGCGGCCACGGCCTCGCCGTGCATCAATCATTTGGCAGCTACTGTGCTCAAGCGGTGGAGGTTACCATCGAAGGTGGGAATATCCGCGTTCATCGCGTGGTGTGCGCGATCGACTGCGGCATCCCGGTCAACCCTGACAACATCAAGGCACAGATGGAAAGCGCTATTGTCTTCGGCCTCAGCGCAGCGCTGTTCGGGCAGATGAGCATCAAGGAGGGTCGTATCCAACAGTCCAACTTTCACGATTACCGGGTGCTGCGCATCAACGAAATGCCGCAGATCGAGGCGCATGTACTGCCCAGCACCGAGAGCCCTGGCGGTGTGGGCGAACCCGCGACGCCCCCCATCGCTGCGGCCGTGGCCAACGCGGTCTTCGCCCTGACGGGTCAACGCTTGCGCGAACTGCCGTTGCGTCCATCGAGCAGTACATGAAGCGAAGGCCTTCAGGTCAGCGGGCCAAAGCGTTCGGCATACAGGGCGCTCACCCACTCGACAAACACCTTGAGTCGTGGAGAGAGCTGGCGGTGATAGGGATACAACACCGAAATCGGGAGTCCGGGACTGGGCCAGCCACCGAGGACCTCGACCAACTCCCCTGACGCCAGGTATTGCTCCACGCGAAAGCGCGGCACCTGGATCAGTCCACAGCCGTTCAACGCACAGCAACAGTAAGACTCGGCGTCATTCACTGAAATCCAGCCCCCCGGCTCCAGCTCGACCACTTGGCCGTCAATGACAAAGGTGAACGGGTAACGTATGTCATGATTGCTGGCAAAGAAGCCCACGGCCTGATGTTCAGCAAGCTGCTGTGGAAACATAGGCGTGCCGTGTTCGGCCAGATAGCCGGGGCTGGCACAGACCACTTCAGGCATCAACGCCAGCCGCTTGGCCACCAGCGACGAATCACGCGGGTTACCGGCACGGACCACGCAATCGACGCCTTCGCTCACCAGATCCACCAGCCGGTCGCCGCAGCTGATGACCAGGTTGATTTGGGGATAGCGCCGATGAAAATCCTGGATGTTCGGCAGGATGATCCGAGTCGCATGGGTCCCGTGCAAATCCAGACGCAAAGTGCCGCGCGGATTCGCCACGACCGTGCTGAGTGAAGACTCGGCGTCCTCCAGATCTGCGAGCACAGCCTTGCATCGCTCATAGAAGGCCTGACCGTCGAGTGTCGGCCGCACCCGCCGGGTTGTACGCTCGAGCAGACGCGCACCGAGCTGCCGCTCCAGCTCCTTGATGGCCAGCGTAGCTGTGGCCCGCGGGATATTCAGACCGTTGGCGGCACGAGTAAAACTGCCTTGCTCGATGATGCGAATGAACAGTTGCAAGGCATCGAATTTATCCATCGTGTGACGCCCTTTTATTGGTGAGAGATGAACAGTCTTACCCGCGATGCCTGACTAATCCACCCCATCGAAGCAATCAGTATCACTTTCACGACGGTGCAAGGTCCAGCGTGGGCCGATTGTTTATGGGAGGTGAATGGTCATGGCAGCCCCGTCGATTTATCCATCGCCAGGAAGACACCACACTGTCCTCGTCAACCTTTTGATAAACGACTCCAGGACATCATTCAGATGAAACCGACATCTCACGCTCCCAATGCTGAACAGCCCTCGAAGCTGGTCGTCCCGGCCCTGGGTATTTTTTATCAATGGGGCGAGCCTCTCGCCTATGCAATGCTCCGGTTATGCCTGGGGATCATCATGGTGACCCATGGCTTGCCCAAGCTGTTGGGAACTTCACACGGCTCGATGGCGGATCCCATGGCGGGTTCGATTCACTTGATCGCAAACGTCCTGCACCTGCCATTCCCCGCGCTATTGGGCCTGTTCGTCGCCTGGCTTGAGGGTTTGGGTGGGTTGCTGCTGGCGCTAGGATTGGCCACCCGGCCGTTGGCGGTGGCGATGGCCATACAGATGGCGGCGATCGCTTACATCCTTGGCCCGAACTGGCCCTGGATAGACCGTGGCATCGAATACCCGGTGTTGATGGGCTTTCTGTTCACTTACATCGCCTTCAAGGGGGCCGGTCGTCACTCACTGGACCGCCTATGGGGGCGTGAATTCTGACGTCTGCGCGACGCTTATCGACCGGCATCGGCTGACAGTCGATAAGCACGGCGGTTAAATGAGCAACGGATTCACCCGTGTTCAATCATCGTTGAATGGAGCGCTCGGATTCCTTTCACCCGGCGCCCCAGGCCGCTGGATCGTGGCGCAGTTCGAATCATAGCCCTGCCCCTCGAGTTGGGCGCGTGCAAAAGCAAACGCTTCATTCAACGAGCCATGCATCACCCCATCATGCCCCAATCCTTCATAGGTTTGCCAGGTGACCTGGTTTCCAGCCGCGCACAGCGCCGCCGCCACCGCGTACTGTCGTACCGGGGTGATGGTCTCATCGGCCTGGCCGGTGGCAATCAGCAATGGAAAAGCGATCGTTGCCTGGGGCATATCGGTCGTGGGCGTGCGCAGTGCGCTCAACGCTCGCGCACTGATGGTCAGCAACTGCGAAAACGAACCGATTTTCAGCTCCCGCGACTTGAGGGCAATTTCCCGCGTACAGCTTTGCCGGGCAACGTCGAGAAGCTGCAGCCCTTCAGGCGTCAGTAGGTCGTCTATTCGGGGCGCGTTGTCGCGTAACCCGCCAGTGGCCAACGACAGGAAGATCGTATTGGAATGGCGCGCCTCAAGCGCGATGGGCCCGTCGGGGAATGTGCTATTGGGCGCTGTGATAACCGCACCGAGAATATTGAGTTCAGGCGCATAGCTGGCGGCGAGTATCGACGCGCCCAGAGCGGCGCCGCCCCCCTGGGACTGCCCCGCCAGGAACGTGCGGTTGGCAATCACACCGGGCTTGAGTGCGCGGGCGGCACGGACCGCATCCAGGACAGAGCTGCCTTCGGCCTGCCAGACCGTATAAGGGTGAGGCCCTGGCCCACCCAGGCCTTGATAATCAGTGGCCACGACGGCGAATCCGCGCTCCAGCCAACGATTGATGTACGCAGCGTCACGCGCTCTGAACCCGGTCCACGAGGGCGCGCATATGTCGGCGATCCCCAGCGTACCGTGGGCCCAGGCCAAGAGCGGCCAACCTTCAGACGGAGCAGGACCGCTCGGCAGGAACAGCGTGCCGCTGACAGGCACCTGGCCTGAGTGCCAACGCTGGTCCGTGGAACTGTAGAGCATGCGTATGGTTTGCGCCGCGGCTGGCACCCGCTCCTGCGGTTTGAGCGTTTCGCTCCTCAGCAAGACACCGGGAACAGTGGGCATTGGATCCTGCCAGCGATAAAACGCAGAAAGCTCCATATCACCTGCGGCACGCCCGACCGGAAGTTCACCGGCAGCCATTGCGTTGAACGCAAGGGTCATGATGCTCCCAAGACAGATCCGCGTCACAAGTGAAGAAGCAAGGGTTCGAAGAATCAGCATTTAGCGTTCGCCTCATGATGAAGAAGGCCCCAGCACAATGGTCTGGAGGCCACGAGAGTCAGTGTTCAGGATCAGGATGACTGGCCGGACGGCGCACTACGCCAGTGCCTGACGCAACGCAGTGGCTTGGGTGAAAATCACATCCCGTACGACAGGTGCAACTTCATTGAATCGCAGGAACCCGTGGGTCATGTTCGCAAGGACTTCCAGGTGCGTCGCCACACCGGCAGCGTGCAACTTATCCGCCAGCTCACAGTTTTCGTCGTACAACGGATCAAGTTTTCCGACGATCAAGCGCACAGGCGGGAGCCCAGCCAGATCAGCGGTGATCGGCTGCACCCGCCAGTCATCTTCATCCTCGGCCAGGTAGCTCGCCCAATAAGCGCTCATCGTTTTGGCAGACAAGTTTTGCCCGCCATACCCACCGAGTCTCTGCCACGAATCGGAAGAAACGCCTCGGGAATAGGAGCCGTAGTACAGCATCAGCTGTCGCACCGCATCCATTCCAGCGTCGCGCAGCGCAAGGGCGGCGCCCAGGGCCAGATTGGCGCCCGCCGAGTCCCCACCCAGGGCATACCCCCGCACAGGACAATGAGTGATTGTCCCCAGGTTGATGACCCTGCTGACTATCGACACCACCTCGTTAAACGCCACTGGAAAACGGTATTCCGGCGAGAGGGCATAGCCGATGGACAACACCGCCAAGCCGCTGTCACGCACCAACTGGCGCAGAGGAGCGTCCCAATCGGCGAGTGCTCCGTGTCGAAACCCGCCGCCGTGACAATAGAACAGCAGCAAGGGCGTCTCATCGTCTTCCGGCCAATACAGCTTGCACGGAACAACCCGACAATTGACCGAAAACTCCAACATGCGCTCGCAGGACAAAGGCACACTGGGTCGCGACGCCCATGCGCTGATTCGTTGCAACTGCGCGCGAACCTTCTGAATCTCTCCTTCGACGACAGGAAGCAGACCCAGCTCGCGTAACGTCGCCGCGACGCTGACCAGGTCTGGATGAACCTCGTTAGGATCGACGAGCACCACGTCTGTCCCCTCACCGCCCACTTTCGGGTTGTCGCACTTCTCACCGAGCCTGGACATCGCCACCTCTGATTATCGGTTGTCTGCCGCCACGTTGAACAACGGCGCCATTAAGAGCCTGCCTTGATGAATGGCTGGCGCTGGTCATTGTTCGGATTCCAGGATCGCGTCCCTCACCATGAAGGCCCATTGCGCGCCGTGCATATCACGATCCTGCAGAGCCCCCTGCACCACGGGACGCGGCAGGCTGATCTTGATCACATTCAATGCATCGATCCGAAACACGCTGATCGACTCGACGGTCCGGCGAAAGAGCTGAGCAATGGCCGGCGCTTGCAGTTTCGGTTCGCCCGCCAGCTGGGCAAAAACATCCGAGTCCTGACAAAACACATCAATGGTCAAAGAAAAGGGGCCGGCGTTCTTGGAGCGGATTTCGTAGCCGAGTGCTTCCATGGTATTCATCTCACGCCGCCTCAATGGTTTTCATGTCAAATCGAAAAGGTGCCAACGGATTCGCCACGACCATCACATGGCTGAGCACGAACTCATAAACCACTCCCCGGTCCATCGAGGCTGGAGAGAATGGAAACGCATGGGTGGGCAGGTCTTTGTCACCTGGCAACGGGAAGTGCAACAGGTAAGGATTGAGCAAAGCGACGATGTCTTTCGTGCGTTCGGCAGTTGCGGAAGTCGCCAGGGCCATGACGCCTATTTCCACTGGGGTGGCGGATCGCGATTCAAAATCCCCCAACGCCGCGTTCTTGCCAATCGCGCGAAACTGCAGGTCGTAGTCGCCCGATCCGATATTCAGATGTTTTTCTATTCGCTGGCGCATCACCGAATCGAGACAGGCGAGCCATTCATCGAAGCGCTCAAGGTACTCGGTGTCCCGGACAATACTCATGACAACCGATTGAAACCCGCAAGGCGCCGCACCTTCCAGCTTGACGGTGTAGTCTTCACTGGGTTTCCAGATCGAGCCTTCTACCCGCACCGTTCGCTCGTCGATCGCGGTGTACACAGCCCCCTCGACATCCAGCACACCACCCGGCTCGACGAGCACGTAGGGATTGCTGTTCTCATAGAGCATGTGAGCCATCACCGATCGTGGCGTAAGCCGGGCACCCTCACCAATCGCCTCGATGGTGAATCCCGTTTCGTCAATGGTTGCCATGACCACGGCCTGGGCGGGTGTGGTGGTACAGGATGCGCCACATTCTAGAATCTTCCCGGCGTGCCAGGCGGCCCCTGGATGCCCCCCTCGCATGATCGGGAGCGACGCCATGACGGCGGTGTCCGTGGAGCGACCGGCCAGGATGATGTCCGCGCCTTCCTGGAGCGCATGAATGAAGGGTTCCACGCCCATGAGCGCGACTATTCGAGAACAGCGATCCACCAAGGCATCATCAATAAAATCAAGCTGCAGCGGTTTGATCCGCTTCTCCAAAAGTGCTGTTTTCACAGAACTTGCTGGCTGCTCGCTGTAGATGCCCGCGATACGTACGGTCTGCCCCAGCTCTGCCGCGACCTCCTCACAGAGCCCGCGCATCAAATCGACACCCGCGTCGGAACCACAGGTTCCGCAGCTGCCAATGATGAGCGGGATCCCCAGCTTTTCCCGGGCCTGCATGAAGACCCGAAGCTCTGCGCGCAATATCGAAGCAGAAGACTTCGTCGTGCCAGTACCGAGATAGTGCGGACCCGAGTCGGTGGACCCCGCATCCATTGCAATCACATCGGGACATTCCAGAAGCGCCTTCTCAAACGCATCTCTCGGGAATCCGGTGCCGATTGCACCCGTTGGCGTAAGCACCTTGATCTTGACGTTCATGTATTTTCCTTTGCAACGGTATGTCGACGGCCGTCTGCGATGACACAGTGCCCAGGCGGGCTCCGCCCTTCCAGGACCGCCACCACACACTGGGCTGCAATTAAATTGGTGCGATTCAAGCCTTCCACCGTAGAGGCGCCGGCATGGGGGGTCACGACCACGTTGGGAAGTTTGATGAGCTGCTCTGTCACTGCCGACAGTGAAGGGTCGGACTCGCTTTCGAACACATCGAGTCCTGCCCCGGCGATGTCTTCCTGTTGCAGGGCTTTCAACAGATCCGCGTCGCGCACCAGGCCACCTCGGGCGGTATTGATCAGCACGGCGCCAGCTTTCATCGACTTTAAAGCGCGGCTGTCAATCATTCCCCGGGTCTGCGGGTTAAGGGGGGCATGAAGCGTAATGAAGTCACTTTCCTGAAACAGGGTCTCCAGATCTACGAAGCAGCTCTGCCCCCCGTTGGCTTTTTGTGAACTGTCTGGGCGAGGGGCATAAATCAGGGGTTTGACTTCGAACCCGGCGAGGCGCAGCAAGACGCCTTTGCCGATTCTGCCCAATCCGACGATTCCGACCGTTTTGCGATACAGGTCACCGCCCAAGGGAATG is drawn from Pseudomonas rhizophila and contains these coding sequences:
- a CDS encoding xanthine dehydrogenase family protein molybdopterin-binding subunit, giving the protein MNAMIVSSRRSFLKSGTVLGTGLIVGFTVPAGRRLMAQDLESAEFAPNAFLRIAADDSITIFLANSEMGQGVWTTLTLLIAEELDADWSTLKVEHAPAAAVYASLRRGFQGTVGSSSIRDEFERYRRAGAMARALLIQAAAIRLGQAPSALRTEHGEVIAGNTRLRYGELAEQAATLPVPDPATLPLKDPAAWTLIGKGALRLDSPEKISGRAKYGIDVQFEGLLCAVVARAPMLGGSVRAFDATQAKALPGVRHVVQVPSGIAVVADHYWAAKRGRDALQVQWEAASGTVILDSDQQRQDLTALTHTPGEVVTQRGEVEQALKSARKVVEMAYSVPYLAHATMEPLNCTVKLSDDGCDIWVGSQMQTFNQRTAAKITGLAPEQIRIHTTFLGGGFGRRALQDFIAEAVEVAKAVNVPVKTLWSREDDMQGGYYRAAFAQHLRVALGADGRPVAWSQTTAGQSIFPDASGIHPTSVEGMSDSPYIMRSPAYRVQAHAPRSNIPVWYWRSVGHSHNAFVMESAVDELAHAAGQDPLAYRRLLLESDPRHLGVLNLAAERFGWGRTPAPGRGHGLAVHQSFGSYCAQAVEVTIEGGNIRVHRVVCAIDCGIPVNPDNIKAQMESAIVFGLSAALFGQMSIKEGRIQQSNFHDYRVLRINEMPQIEAHVLPSTESPGGVGEPATPPIAAAVANAVFALTGQRLRELPLRPSSST
- a CDS encoding alpha/beta hydrolase fold domain-containing protein — its product is MSRLGEKCDNPKVGGEGTDVVLVDPNEVHPDLVSVAATLRELGLLPVVEGEIQKVRAQLQRISAWASRPSVPLSCERMLEFSVNCRVVPCKLYWPEDDETPLLLFYCHGGGFRHGALADWDAPLRQLVRDSGLAVLSIGYALSPEYRFPVAFNEVVSIVSRVINLGTITHCPVRGYALGGDSAGANLALGAALALRDAGMDAVRQLMLYYGSYSRGVSSDSWQRLGGYGGQNLSAKTMSAYWASYLAEDEDDWRVQPITADLAGLPPVRLIVGKLDPLYDENCELADKLHAAGVATHLEVLANMTHGFLRFNEVAPVVRDVIFTQATALRQALA
- a CDS encoding alpha/beta fold hydrolase, with the protein product MTLAFNAMAAGELPVGRAAGDMELSAFYRWQDPMPTVPGVLLRSETLKPQERVPAAAQTIRMLYSSTDQRWHSGQVPVSGTLFLPSGPAPSEGWPLLAWAHGTLGIADICAPSWTGFRARDAAYINRWLERGFAVVATDYQGLGGPGPHPYTVWQAEGSSVLDAVRAARALKPGVIANRTFLAGQSQGGGAALGASILAASYAPELNILGAVITAPNSTFPDGPIALEARHSNTIFLSLATGGLRDNAPRIDDLLTPEGLQLLDVARQSCTREIALKSRELKIGSFSQLLTISARALSALRTPTTDMPQATIAFPLLIATGQADETITPVRQYAVAAALCAAGNQVTWQTYEGLGHDGVMHGSLNEAFAFARAQLEGQGYDSNCATIQRPGAPGERNPSAPFNDD
- a CDS encoding (2Fe-2S)-binding protein codes for the protein MKLQVNERELEVDAPADMPLLWVIRDLMNMTGTKFGCGMGLCGACTVHIDGSPQRSCITPVGALAGKKITTIEGLSADISHPVQRAWTELDVVQCGYCQSGQIMAAAALLTSNPAPTDADIDQAMAGNLCRCGTYQRIRLAIHRAAELSKA
- a CDS encoding DoxX family protein, whose protein sequence is MKPTSHAPNAEQPSKLVVPALGIFYQWGEPLAYAMLRLCLGIIMVTHGLPKLLGTSHGSMADPMAGSIHLIANVLHLPFPALLGLFVAWLEGLGGLLLALGLATRPLAVAMAIQMAAIAYILGPNWPWIDRGIEYPVLMGFLFTYIAFKGAGRHSLDRLWGREF
- a CDS encoding phosphoglycerate dehydrogenase; translation: MPKTRHRVVVTQRFFDSATLDFLKHCGCEVIIAELAPGVADGSLSERQLIDLLIDADGWILGHANVTASLLGSLPRLKVISRRGVGYERIDTVAVEAAGKVATIAVGGNDASVADHTIALMLAVCRKLKQCQAGLSANDWSIPLGGDLYRKTVGIVGLGRIGKGVLLRLAGFEVKPLIYAPRPDSSQKANGGQSCFVDLETLFQESDFITLHAPLNPQTRGMIDSRALKSMKAGAVLINTARGGLVRDADLLKALQQEDIAGAGLDVFESESDPSLSAVTEQLIKLPNVVVTPHAGASTVEGLNRTNLIAAQCVVAVLEGRSPPGHCVIADGRRHTVAKENT
- a CDS encoding acyclic terpene utilization AtuA family protein; translated protein: MNVKIKVLTPTGAIGTGFPRDAFEKALLECPDVIAMDAGSTDSGPHYLGTGTTKSSASILRAELRVFMQAREKLGIPLIIGSCGTCGSDAGVDLMRGLCEEVAAELGQTVRIAGIYSEQPASSVKTALLEKRIKPLQLDFIDDALVDRCSRIVALMGVEPFIHALQEGADIILAGRSTDTAVMASLPIMRGGHPGAAWHAGKILECGASCTTTPAQAVVMATIDETGFTIEAIGEGARLTPRSVMAHMLYENSNPYVLVEPGGVLDVEGAVYTAIDERTVRVEGSIWKPSEDYTVKLEGAAPCGFQSVVMSIVRDTEYLERFDEWLACLDSVMRQRIEKHLNIGSGDYDLQFRAIGKNAALGDFESRSATPVEIGVMALATSATAERTKDIVALLNPYLLHFPLPGDKDLPTHAFPFSPASMDRGVVYEFVLSHVMVVANPLAPFRFDMKTIEAA
- a CDS encoding DUF4387 family protein; protein product: MNTMEALGYEIRSKNAGPFSLTIDVFCQDSDVFAQLAGEPKLQAPAIAQLFRRTVESISVFRIDALNVIKISLPRPVVQGALQDRDMHGAQWAFMVRDAILESEQ
- a CDS encoding LysR family transcriptional regulator codes for the protein MDKFDALQLFIRIIEQGSFTRAANGLNIPRATATLAIKELERQLGARLLERTTRRVRPTLDGQAFYERCKAVLADLEDAESSLSTVVANPRGTLRLDLHGTHATRIILPNIQDFHRRYPQINLVISCGDRLVDLVSEGVDCVVRAGNPRDSSLVAKRLALMPEVVCASPGYLAEHGTPMFPQQLAEHQAVGFFASNHDIRYPFTFVIDGQVVELEPGGWISVNDAESYCCCALNGCGLIQVPRFRVEQYLASGELVEVLGGWPSPGLPISVLYPYHRQLSPRLKVFVEWVSALYAERFGPLT